The Acidobacteriota bacterium genomic sequence GCGCTCATCAACTTCGATGATGCTGAAGCGTTCGCGCGCCACATTTTCTTTCAATACCAGTGTGGCAATCGCTTGGCGTTCGCGATGGGCGCGGATTGCCGATTGCAAATCAACGTCGGTGACAATTTTTCCGTTGATGACGACGAAATCATCGTCCAGGAATTTTTCGCGAACTTTATCAATGCCGCCTGCGGTGCCGAGTATCTCGGCTTCTTCGGAGTAATCAAGGTTGACGCCAAACCGGGAACCATCACCGAGAGCCTTTTTAATCGACTCACCCTGATAATGTAAATTGACGGTGATGTCGGTGATGCCTGCGTGTTTGAGCAGTTCGACCGAATGGGCGATTAACGGGCGACCGAGAAAGGGAATAGCAGGCTTGGCGCGGTCTTGTGTCAAGGGCCACAAGCGATTGCCAAATCCTGCTGCGAGTATCATTGCTTTCATAATTCGAGGATTCAGGATTCAGGATTCAGGATTTCAAAAAGTATCTCTCTGAATCCTGAATCCTTCAAAAAACTAAATCTTTAACTGGTATGCCTATCTCGCGACAACGTTTGACCTGAAGTTCAGGGTAGCTTTCGCGGATGATGTCTTCGGCGCGAAAACCTGCCGCCTGCATCACAGCTAATACTTCGGTTTCATCGCCTTCGATTTCGATGAAATTGCCCATCGGCGTTTCGTCAAAAGTAACGCTGACGAATTTATCGGCGAGTTTGACGCGATAATCGGTGCGATATTTTTGATAACGAAATGAGCGATGCAAACCCAGACGTTCAAATAAGGTTGCCAGGTGTTCAGGCTGGGCAACTTCGGTTTCAATCTCTTCGCGAACTTTGAGCGGCGAGGTGGCGCTGTTCATCACGATGCCTTTATAAGTGACCAGCCCTTGATTTTCCACTTTGCGCACGCGCAATGCCGCGCCGGTTTTGAATAATCGCTGGTCGGCAAAATCGAAAAGCCAGTTGTCTTCAAAATAGCGCGGTTTTACGATGCTCAGGTCAAGTCCGGCGTTGCGAAGCGCGTCAACCGAATCACATGCCAGTTTGACTTCAATTTCCAGATGGGTATTTGATTTCGCCACGCAAAACCTCGGGTAAAAATTTAATCGCTAATTATCTAGGCTGGCTTAACCGCGCGTCAATGCTCAGTTCAATTAAGATAATTTGAACAGGTCAAGGCGACGACGGGAAAACGCCGGGCGCGAGAGCGTTATACTTTTGCGAACAAAAACCGCGTGGTAAAGTGAAATCGAGCAATAGGCTTTAAATTCATATCATTCATACTGGGGACGCCAATGGCATTAAAACATTTATCCGAAAATACCCGTGGTGAAGCGCGGGCGTGGAACTTACAACTGGGGATACCCGGTTTCAAATATGCTGACCTTAACCGCGTGCGGCGGCTCGAAGCGCTCGACCGCACGTTTTTTCATTACCTGGAGCAAGGCGACAGTGGACTAGCCGCCGAATTTAAACAGTATCGCGACACCGGCGGAAAAAATTGTACGCGGCTTCAGGAATCGGAACTCTTGATGCGTATCGCGCCCTATCTGGGCAGCTTTATTGCGCAGTTGTTCAAAATCGAAAATGATTACCAGGGGCTTTGTGAACGGGTGCGCAACGAACAGGTATTATTTCGCTGGAAACGCGATTATCTGGAAAGACGGATTTTTAAAAATCCGCCAACCCTCGAAGCCATCGCCGAAATTGACCCGGTCGAAGTGGAATTCACCTTTAGAAAAATTGTTGATGAGATGATGCTCGATGTGTCATTGACCGCCGATTCCGAACGCGAACTGGCAGTCGTCTGCATGACCTTGCAGGACATCATCAAAACCAGCGAAAACCCGGAAGAAAAAGCTGCGGCGCAAGAGCGTTTTACGCATGTCGAAACGTGGATTCAGGCGCTCGCCTTTCATCCAAGCCTCGCCGAACGCCGCGCCCAAATCGTCAGTTTTCAGGTTCCGCACAAAACCGAATACACGGAACTGGTGCCGCGCATTCACCCGCGCCCTGACCTTCCCGAATTTTTCATGGGTCCGCACGATACGCGCCGCCATCGTGACGGATTCAATTTAACCGATGAACGGTTCACCCCGCGCGAAAACCTGCGCGAATCACACTACTGTTTGACCTGTCACGAACGCGGCAAAGATTCCTGTTCGACAGGGCTGCTTGCCAAAGACGGCGCGGTACAACGCAACCCTTTGGGCATCAAACTCGAAGGCTGTCCGCTCGATGAAAAAATATCGGAGATGATTGCCCTCTATAAAAACGGGCATCCGATTGGCGCGCTTGCGGTAATTATGATTGATAATCCGATGCTTGCCGGAACGGGTCATCGCATCTGCAATGACTGCATGAAATCGTGCATCTTTCAAAAGCAAGACCCGGTGAACATTCCGCAAATCGAAACCGGCATTCTCACAGAAGTATTGCATCTTTCGTATGGCTTCGAGATTATTTCGCTCCTGGCGCGCTGGAATCCGCTCAATGCGCGAAGACCTTACCCATTGCGTTACAACGGCAAAAATATTTTGGTCGTTGGCATGGGACCTGCCGGTTATACGCTGGCGCATCATCTGCTTAACGAAGGCTTCGGCGTCGTCGGTATCGAAGGCTTGAAGGTCGAACCGCTGGCATTGCAACTGCGAGGCGCAAAACGCCGCGTGCCGCAACCGATTCGCGATATTAAAGAAATTCTAGGCCCGCTATCGGAACGCCCAACCGTCGGCTTTGGCGGCGTTGCCGAATATGGCATCACGGTGCGCTGGGATAAAAATTTCCTCGATATTAATTACATTCTGTTGATGCGGCGCAAAAAATTCCGCTTGATGGATGGCGTGCGATTTGGCGGCACGATGACTATTGAAGATGCGTGGAATTCAGGGTTCGACCACATCGCGATTGCCGCGGGCGCGGGTCGCCCGACCTTGGTGCCAATGGAAAATAACCTGTCGCGTGGCGTGCGTATGGCTTCCGATTTTCTGATGGGACTGCAAGGGCAGGGCGCATTTCGTAAAAATTCGCTAACCAATCTCGAAGTTGAACTGCCAGCGGTAGTCATCGGCGGCGGACTTACAGCAATTGATACGGCGACCGAATTGCAGGCTTACTATGTCACACAAGTTGAAAAAGTTCTGGAACGCTTCGAGCGTTTGCGCCGTCGCATCGGTGAAGAAGCCATCTGGGCGAAACTCGATAAAGAAGAGACCGAACGTGTACACACTTTTCTCGCGCATGGGCGCATGGTGCAGACCGAACGCGCAGCGGCTGCGGCTGCCGGTCGCCCTGCGGATTTTGCGAGACTGGTGCGCTTGTGGGGCGGCGTGACCATTGTTTATCGCAAACGGTTGCAGGATTCGCCCGCCTATCGTTTGAATCACGAAGAGGTCATCAAGGCGCTCGAAGAAGGCATAGGCTTTACCGAATGCATGAGTCCTGCGGCATGTTTGCTCGATGATTACGGACACGCCAAAGCGTTGGTCTGCACACGCCAGACGCTGGTTGACGGCAAATGGGCTGACACCGGCGAGAAGGTCGAATTTCCGGCGCGGGCGATTATGATTGCCGCCGGAACCAATCCGAATACGGTTTATGAAAAAGAGCATCCCGGCACCTTTATCATTGATGAAAGGAGCAAATGTTTCGCGATGCATCGCGCTGTGGAAACCGTTGATGGCAAGTTTGAACTTGAGCGCGTCACCGGCAATGACATTGGCTTTCTCAGTTCGTATCAAAACAACGGTCGGTTCATTTCATTTTATGGCGACGCGCATCCGGTGTTTGCCGGTAACGTCGTGAAAGCGATGGCTTCGGCAAGACACGGTTATCAGGACGTGAAGAAATTGTTCGAGCGCGAAGTTGCCGAACAGACTCTGGAAGAGCAAGCCGAGCGTGAAAATGCCTGGGTGCGGTTTGCCGAAGTGTTGGAAGATGGCTTGCGCGCGCAGGTCGTGGATGCCATCCGCCTCGGCGAAAACATTGTCGAAGTGATTGCCCGCGCGCCGATGGCTGCGCGTAATTTTGAACCCGGTCAATTTTATCGTTTGCAAAATTACGAAAGCGCCGCCGAAGAGGTCGAAGGCATTCGCTTGACTATGGAAGCTCTGGCGCTCACCGGTGCGTGGACAGACCCCGAACGCGGCTTGATTTCATTAATCGTTTTGGAAATGGGCGGTTCGTCCAGGCTTTGCGCGATGCTTGAACCCGGCGAAGAAATTGTCTTGATGGGACCCACAGGCACGCCTACTGAAATACCGGAAAATCAAACGGTGTTGCTGGCAGGCGGCGGACTCGGCAACGCTGTGCTGTTTTCGATTGCCGCAGCGTTAAAAGCCCGTGGCAATCGCGTCATCTATTTCGCCGGTTACAAACGCGGCAAAGATATGTTCAAACGTCGCGCCATCGAAGAGGCTTGCGATATTGTCATCTGGAGCGTTGATGAAGGCGAAGCCATCCCTGCGCATCGTCCGCAGGATCGCAGCGTCGTCGGCAATATCGTGCAGGCGATGAATCGTTATGCGCGCGGGGAACTCGGCGAAGTGCCGATTCCGTTGCAGGCGGTTGAGCGATTGATTTGCATCGGTTCGGACAGAATGATGGCAGCAGTTCGTCAAGCGCGACACACGATTTTAGCCGATGTGTTAAATCCCACGCATGTGGGCATCGGTTCAATCAACTCGCCGATGCAATGCATGATGAAAGAGGTCTGCTCGCAATGTCTGCAACGCCACATTGACCCGGTGAGCGGTAAAGAATCGTTTGTGTTTAGCTGTTTGAATCAAGACCAGGACCTTGACCGCGTTGATTTCAGTTTCCTGCATCAACGCTTGAGACAAAACTCGACATCGGAGAAACTGACTTCGCTGTGGTTAGATCATCTCTTTGAACAACGCGAAGTGCAGGTGGTTTAAGTGAGATCGAGAACCAATGGTTGAGCAGTCAATGCGCTTACGGAAAAAGACCGGGCGAATTTTTAAAGTGAATTTCCCAGCGGATGCGGCGGATACTGCGGATTCAAGCGGATTTTGAAAACCGATAAAGCCGATTCAGGGTTGATAAAACCTGTATGAATCTATCCGTTTTGATCCGCTCGATCCGCAGTATCCGCCGGGAAGCCAACCTTGATCAGTCGTACAGTGATTTTCCGTCATTCCCATTAATCATAAAACCGGACTGAGACCAGCCGCCCAATCATTGAGGGGACTTCAATACATCCTTTTTCAAAAGCAAAAAGCGTTTGTCCAACCAGTCAAAGCGGTGTTAATGTCTGGTTGTCAAGTCACCCTTAATCGGTTCCGAGTTAGTATCAGAACCCTCGCAAAACGAAATTCAAACAGGACTTTTGCATATGGCGGTCAGTGTCAATCCGGCAAGGAGTGGTGCAGCAGAGGCTGCGGCGAATCGTTGTCGTTGGGACGGTAAAAGCGCCGGACATTACGAAGTCTGGTTTTTAACTTTCAATCAACGCTCGACCGGGCGCGGCTTCTGGTTTCGCTACACCATCGAAGTCCCGCACCTCGCGCAAGACCCCTTCGTGACCATTGGGCATAGCGGGCAACTGCCACACGCCGAACTCTGGGCGACGGTTTTTGACCGCCAGCATCCCGAAAAGAATTTCGGTATGGTGCAAACTCATGCGATTGATTTGTTCGACACCGAAAAAGAGCAATTCAAATTGCGCATCGAAGAAGCCACGCTCACCTCGTCAGGCGCGAGCGGTCGGGTTGAAAACGGCGAACACACGATAGCCTGGGATTTGCGATTCACTCCCAATGAAACGACCTACTATCATGTGCCGAAAAGCCTGACGACGATTGTGCGCCCGTCATCATTCGTCTGTTCCCCCAATCTCGATACCCGCTTTAGCGGCGTCATCTATGTTGATGGTGAAGCGATTTTAATTGATGATGAACCCGGTTGTCAGACCCATCTCTGGGGCAGCAAACACGTTGATGAATGGGTGTGGGTGCACGCCAACGCTTTTGAAAAAAACGAAGGCACAGTCTTTGAAGGTCTATCGGCGCGTCCGCGTCGCGCAGGACGGACGCTTGCGCCGCTGCTTTCGCTTTATCTGCGTCATCACGACGAAGAACATCATTTCACACGCATGCGGTTTACCGAACAATGGCAGCATGAACTGGGCATCGGCTATTGGCATTTTGCCGCGCTCAATCCCAGGGTTTATATCAAAGGCACGGCGCAATGTCGTTTGAAAGATATGTTGCAGGTGAAATATGTTGACCCGGATGGCGAGCCGCTCTATTGCATCAACAGCGAAGTGGCGCATTTGAAAATTAAAATCCTGCGCCGCGTGCATGGCATTCGCTGGCGTCATGTTGAAACCATTCATGCCCATGCGACTGCGCATCTCGAACACGCCGCGCGCAGCCTCGATGAAACCGTGCGAATGATTTAAGCCTGTATTTATCAACCCGCAAGATAACTTTTCATCAATCTCTTTTAATGGTTGACGCGGCATCAACTTTTATCTGCGACCACTCCGTCAACAAATGCGCGGCAGTTGTTCGCCGACCAGCATATCTACAATGCGTGTGCCGCCAAATCCGGTGACCATTGAAACGATGCCTTGCGGTTCGGCTTTGACTTCGCCGATGATGCAGGCATCGCGCCCATAAATATTTTTCCGCATTCGCGCCACCAACGCTTCGGCAATATCATCGGCAACCACCGCTATCAACTTGCCTTCGTTGGCAACATAGAGCGCATCCAGTCCTAAAATTTCACACGCTCCTTTTACTTCTTCACGCACCGGAATCCGGCTTTCATAAATTTCAATGTAGCGTTCGGAACCAAGAGCAATTTCATTCAATGTGGTTGCCACACCGCCGCGCGTCGGGTCGCGTAAAACATGAATTCCATCCAACCGCGAACCTTGCGCCGCTTCATCAAGCATATCGCTTACGAGTGAATTAAGCGGCGCGGAATCGCTTGCAATGTCGGTTTCAAGTTCGAGTTCGCCACGGGCAATCAGTATCGTGGTGCCGTGGTCGCCGATGCTGCCGCTGACGATTACTTTATCGCCGGTCGCGGCGCGTGAAACGGAAATATCGACCGGATGTTCAATCACTCCGATGCCCGAGGTGTTGATGAAGAGTTTGTCGGCGCTGCCTTTTTGCACAACTTTGGTATCGCCGGTGACGATGTCAACACCGGCTTCATGCGCCGCATCGCGCATCGAAGCGAGAACCTGTTTGAGGTCGTCAACTGCAAAGCCTTCTTCGATAATAAACCCTGCCGAAAGATAAACCGGACGCGCGCCGCTCATTGCCAGGTCGTTGACCGTGCCGTGAACTGCAAGTTTGCCGATGTCGCCGCCGCGAAAAAAGATCGGGTCAACCACATATGAATCGGTTGTAAATGCCAGCCGCGTCGCGCCCTGATTTCCGTTGCCGTTCAATTTTGACGAATGCTGAGGGATTTCAAAAACTGCCTGGTCTTCAAGCTTTTCAAGCAAGGGGTTTTTCAAATAATCGAGGAAAAGCCCTTCAATCAATTCATGCATGGCGCGTCCGCCGCTGCCGTGCGCCAGAGTAATATGGGTGTCTTTGATTTTTGGTTTTCTGCGCCGCGCCCGTTCGACGCGCTCAAAAAGTGGCGATGATATAAATTCTGTGGGCATTTCAAATCCTCGCAGCAACCGGTTGCGTGTTTGCACGCTCGGCGATTTTCGAGAGCCTGCCGAAATTGTAATAAGCCGCGCACGCGCCCTCACTTGATACCATGCAGGAACCAATCGGGGTTTCCGGCGTGCACGCGGTTCCAAATACTTTGCACTCCCAGGGTTTTTTGACGCCTTTTAAAATCTCGCCGCACTGACAGGCTTTCGGGTCGGCAACCCGCAAACCCGGTACGCTGAATTTCAATTCGGCATCAAACTTCGCGTATTGATGGCGCAATTTCATACCGCTATGGGCGATGGAACCGAGTCCCCGCCACTCGAAATAATCGCGGGCGTCGAAGACTTCAAACAAAGCTTCCAAAGCCCGCTGATTGCCGTTGCGTTCGACGACCCGCCCGTATTGATTTTCGATTTCGGCGCGTCCCTGAACGATTTGGGTGACAATCATATAAACCGATTGCAGAATATCGAGCGGTTCAAAACCCGTGACGACCAGCGGTTTGCCATAGTGTTGCGGCACGAAATCATAACAGCGCGTGCCGATAACCGTGCTCACATGCCCGGGACCGACAAACCCATCAAGTTGCAAATCCGGCGAATCGAGCATAGCTTTCAGCGCCGGAACAATCATGATGTGATTGCAGAAGATGCTGAAATTTTCGATGCCGTCTTTGGCGGCTTGCAAAACCGTCAATGCCGTTGACGGGGAAGTGGTTTCAAAACCGAGCGCGAAAAAGACCACCTGACGGTCAGGATTTTTGCGGGCGAGTTTCAAGGCATCAAGCGGCGAATAAACCATGCGCACATCTGCGCCAGCGGCTTTGGCGTTGAGCAAACTGGTTTTTGAACCCGGCACCCGCATGGCATCGCCAAAGGTGGTAAATATCACCTCCGCTTGCTGGGCGATGGCAATCGCATCATCGACGCGACCGGTCGGGATGACACAGACCGGGCAACCGGGACCGTGAATCATTTCAATGTTGGCAGGCAATAAATCTTCTATCCCATATTTGAAAATTGTGTGCGTGTGCCCGCCGCAGACTTCCATCAGTTTGAGCGGTTGGGTCGTCAAACGGGAAATTTTATTCGCCAACACGCGCGCCAATTCGCTTTGCCGATATTCATCTATGAATTTCATTATTTGCCTCCGTCAATCTGCAATCAGCGATTTGTGTTCGAGGAAGGTATGCACCATGTCCCACATCACATGGTAAAGCGCGACGTGGGTTTCCTGAATGCGATGAATGCTGGAAGTCGGAACCGTCAAGCAGTAATTGAGCAAACCTTCCTCGCGCAGCGCCGCCACCCGACCGCCATCGCCTCCGGCAAACGCCATAGTGATGAGTTTCAAACGGCGCGCCGTTAGAAAAGCGTGCAGCAGATTCTCGGAATTGCCACTGGTTGAAAGCCCCAGCAACACATCGCCCGGTTTGCCAAGTGCGATAAGTTGCCGGGCGAAAACATCCGCAAACCCCACATCATTCGCCACCGCCGTGACCATCGCCATATCGTTATTCAAACAGATTGCCGGCAGCGCTTTGCGCCCGACCGTGATGGGGTGCATAAACTCAACCGCGATATGCTCGGCGTCGGTTGCCGAACCGCCATTGCCGCACACCAGCAATTTGCGCCCGTGATAAAACGCTTTAGCCAGAGCCAGCGAAGCTGCCAGTATCGCATCCTGATTGTTCGCAAAAAATTGTTCTTTGACGGCGACGCTCTCACGCGCTTTTTCACTGAGAGAAAAGCGCAAGGCTGCCATCAACTCCTGCGGCTTTTTCTCTTCGTCATGCAGGAAGGGATAGAAGGCGCGTGAAAAATCTTCAAGGCTTTTGGTCATTTGTCTGTTGCTGATTTGCGGTTGCAATTCAAAAAAATTTTGGGACGGCGATTTGTCGCGAACTGTTGAAATGCGGTCGCCGTTAGAGGTTCAACGCAACCGCAAGTGCGCTACTCTAAAGTGGCGCTGAACTGCTCGAACTCATCTTGATAAGAGCCGAGTTCCTCCAGCAACCGCAACGTTTCCTGAGCTTCCTGCTCATCTACTTTGCTCATGGCAAAACCAACGTGAATCAACACGTAATCGCCGATGTGAACCTCATCGAGCAAACCGGTGTTGACATTGCGGCGCACGCCGCCGACTTCGACTTTGGCAATTTGATTTTCTTCGTCAACCAGTTCGATGATTTTTCCCGGTATCGCTAAACACATAAATTCAAACCCTCCGTGACGTCCGTCGCCGTTTGTCGATATTTTTTACCGCTGCACCTGAGCGTGAAGAAAATCGAGCCATTCCTGCATGCCCTGTCCGGTCTTTGCCGACAATTCAAATATCGGCATCTCAGGGTGAACCGATTGAATGCTTTGCTGCGCCGCCTGCACATCGAATTCGACTGCCGCAGCCAAATCTATTTTGGTGATGATGGCAACATCCGCAGTATTGAAAATGGTTGGATACTTGAGCGGTTTATCTTCGCCTTCGGTAACCGACATCAAGACCAATCGCAACGCTTCGCCGAGATCGTAACTCGACGGGCACACCAGATTGCCGACGTTTTCAATAAACAGACAATCCAATTCACTCAGATTCCAACCCTCAAGAGCGCGCGCCACCATCTCAGCTTCAAGATGGCAAACCGTGCCTGTGGTAATCTGTTTGACCGGCACTTCAGCGCGCGCAAGCCGCGCCGCGTCATTATCGGTTGCCAAATCGCCCACCAGCGCCGCAACCCGGCAAGTCGAACGCAATTGTTTGAGGGTTTGCTCTAAAAAAGCGGTTTTGCCCGCGCCCGGACTTGATACGAGGCTCACGGCAAACACCCCGGCTTTGTTGAGGCGTTCGCGCAACACGCGCGCCAAAACATCATTGTGTTTCAGGACGTTTTGTCTGACTTGAACTAAACGGGGAGTGCTCATTTATTGAACCTCCAAAGCGATGACTTCGAGTTCTTTGCCTTGCCGGATTTCGGGTGCGGGCGCGTGGCAAACCGGACAGAAAAATTTTTGAATCGAATCCAGGGGGCGTTCGCGTTGACACCGCGAACAATAAACCACCACGGGCGCGTCTTCGATGACCAGTCGTGAACCGGCAAGCGGCGTGTCTACGCAGGCGACCTCCCACGAAAATAACAACGCCTCTTTGACCACCCCTGAAAGTTGTCCCAGTTTTAAATGAAGCGCGGTGACTCGCGCCGCGCCCTGACGCGCCGCTTCCTGAGTCGCCATCTCAATCATGCTCATTGCAATAGATAATTCATGCATGGCGTTATCCGGTTGATGATTCACCTTTGTGCTGTTGCCAAATGTACTTCACTTCGTTTACCTCAATCTCGCCAATTCTATAATCAGTCGGTTCAGCGGGCTTTGATAAACCGAGAGCCAGAACCAGGCTTGCCAGGCGGCGATTGCCGGAGCTTGGCTGTTCAGGTTCTTCACTCAGCTTGCTCAACCTCAGCTTCGATGTCTAAGCGGTTTCTTTATGCCCGACGAGATCAAAAGTGAATTTCACTTCATCTTTAACTTTCAACGCGCCGGCTGCAACCGACACCAGTTTGATATTGAAATCGGTCTGCCTTAACGTAAAATCACCGACTGCTCGCAACCCATCGCCATTCAGGGTAATCTGCGCAATCACCCAGATGCCGCTGCGCGTCACGCCGTGCAAGGTCACGTCGCCGATAATTTTCGCTTTATAACGCCCCTCAATAATGCGCGTCAGCATAATTTCTTTGCTCTGAAAAATGATTTCAGGGAAGCGCCTGGCTTCAAGCACATCATGCATCATCGTGCGCTCGATCTCTTGCTTGTCCTTTTCTTTGACATCATCAAGCAAGTTCAGAGAATCGATATTTACCGTTAACTGTAGCGAGGCGTTGGTCAGATTATCCGGGGTGAATTGCGCTTCGCCCGTAAAATTACGGATGGCAATGGTCGGATTATGCCCGAACCCGGCGAGCAAGCCTGTGGCAAATGCCTGTACCGTGAATTTACTTTGAGCAGCATCCAACCTATAGCGAGTTACTGAGCCGTCACGTTCACTCATGCAATTGATTCAGCCTTTCTATACAAATTACATTTCTCGAAGTTTGAAGTATCTCTGAATATCGGGACCGATAGCCGACAAATCCACCGGAAATTTGTTCTGTAATCCGGGCAAAACGGCGGATAATCCCGCGCTCACCGTCTTACGCACAACCGGATGCGTAATCACCAGACCCGCACCGAAAACCATCAGGGCAAGACCACCCATCAAATAAAGCGTTTCTTTGCTTTCCGAATTGTTGCCGTTGTGTTCCATGTTGCGCTCCTTTGCAAAGTTCCCGCAGGGTATTGCGGGCATCTTGAATCAAATTAGGTTAGCGGTTGAATTGACCGCAGACATCAATGCTTCGATAGCTTCCAAACACCTTCAACGATTCACTTCATCAACTTTAGAAAGCCGTGCAAACCACCGTTCACATCGGCATGGTTTAACCAACTTCACCGCCTGATGATTTTGACCTGCCGCTTGCCGAATGCTGACTTCGTTCAGGTGATGAGCAACCATACAAATTCTCTTTGATAAGTTCTTCAAGAAGCTTGACGGCTTCACCAACTGCCGCCTGCACCGGCGCGCTCAATCCCATCGCGCCTTCTTCGCCGCCAAGCGATGCCGGTTCGCAACCGACCACCAGCAATTTGTTGAACTGCGCGCCCATTGAATGCGCCATACGCAACACCTTCAGGGGATTCATGCCGTGAGGTTCAACCATCAAGCCCTGCTCGGTTGATTCGTCGAATTCCTGTAAATCCGGTTCAATCACATAAAGCGTTCCCGGCGCATTGCCGCGCATGGTTGCATCAACGAAGATGGTCACGTCATAACCATCCATCAATGCATAAGCCAAATCGAAACCGCGAATCCCGTAATCAACCACGCGCACCGCATCAGGCATTTCGCGTTGCCTGAGCTGTTTGGCGACTTCCACACCGAAAGCGTCGTCGCCTTGAAAAATGTTGCCGATACAGGCAATCAGGATGCGCGGTTGTTCCATGCCTTCACCTTTAAAAATGCCCTTCAAACGAGTGGCTCAATCTCTTCCGGCGAAAAAAAGAAGCGGTGACCGGGTTGCCTGAGCATTCCCAAATCTTTGCCCGGATCGTCATCAACGACGACTGCCAGCAGAATATTATTTTCATAATCCTGCTCGATGCCTTCGATGGTCGCGAGCTTGCCCGCGAGCGCCAGATCAAAAATGTCGCCGCCTTTGCGCGGTCTGAGGCGCACCCGATTGCCCGCTTTGAGTTCGACGCCGCCAACTGTAATGCTATCGAGTGGCAGTTTGTCTTCAAGCAGATGCCAATCCAATTCGTTCATGGTGTTGAGAACCTCAAATCAAATTCGTTCGCGCAGCGCGCCATGCAATTTCATCAACTGTTCGGGCGGCAAACTTTCGACCCTGTCCAAAATTTTTCGCGCGCGTTCATCCACGGCGCGCATCTCGCGTTTCTCTTCATCCGTGAGCGTCATAATTCTCAGCAACAGAATTTCGTCAATCTCGGTTCCGTCAAACAAATCACCGTCGCTTTCCGGCGCGATTTGCGGATAGTCATAAAGAATAATCGGCGATGACAGCATCACCGCGCGCGCGCCTGCTTCGCCCGCCAGCACCGGATAGGTGCCAAGGTTTTGACAATCGGCAACCGCCTCGCTGAAGGTTTCCGGCGGTTCCAGCAGCGAAACAAATTCGCCGCCCTGCACGCCTAAAATCGTATGCGCGGAAGCCAGCGCGTAAAGCAAGGCTTCATCCCGGGT encodes the following:
- the hypD gene encoding hydrogenase formation protein HypD; protein product: MKFIDEYRQSELARVLANKISRLTTQPLKLMEVCGGHTHTIFKYGIEDLLPANIEMIHGPGCPVCVIPTGRVDDAIAIAQQAEVIFTTFGDAMRVPGSKTSLLNAKAAGADVRMVYSPLDALKLARKNPDRQVVFFALGFETTSPSTALTVLQAAKDGIENFSIFCNHIMIVPALKAMLDSPDLQLDGFVGPGHVSTVIGTRCYDFVPQHYGKPLVVTGFEPLDILQSVYMIVTQIVQGRAEIENQYGRVVERNGNQRALEALFEVFDARDYFEWRGLGSIAHSGMKLRHQYAKFDAELKFSVPGLRVADPKACQCGEILKGVKKPWECKVFGTACTPETPIGSCMVSSEGACAAYYNFGRLSKIAERANTQPVAARI
- a CDS encoding SIS domain-containing protein; the encoded protein is MTKSLEDFSRAFYPFLHDEEKKPQELMAALRFSLSEKARESVAVKEQFFANNQDAILAASLALAKAFYHGRKLLVCGNGGSATDAEHIAVEFMHPITVGRKALPAICLNNDMAMVTAVANDVGFADVFARQLIALGKPGDVLLGLSTSGNSENLLHAFLTARRLKLITMAFAGGDGGRVAALREEGLLNYCLTVPTSSIHRIQETHVALYHVMWDMVHTFLEHKSLIAD
- a CDS encoding HypC/HybG/HupF family hydrogenase formation chaperone, with product MCLAIPGKIIELVDEENQIAKVEVGGVRRNVNTGLLDEVHIGDYVLIHVGFAMSKVDEQEAQETLRLLEELGSYQDEFEQFSATLE
- the hypB gene encoding hydrogenase nickel incorporation protein HypB — protein: MSTPRLVQVRQNVLKHNDVLARVLRERLNKAGVFAVSLVSSPGAGKTAFLEQTLKQLRSTCRVAALVGDLATDNDAARLARAEVPVKQITTGTVCHLEAEMVARALEGWNLSELDCLFIENVGNLVCPSSYDLGEALRLVLMSVTEGEDKPLKYPTIFNTADVAIITKIDLAAAVEFDVQAAQQSIQSVHPEMPIFELSAKTGQGMQEWLDFLHAQVQR
- the hypA gene encoding hydrogenase maturation nickel metallochaperone HypA, with protein sequence MHELSIAMSMIEMATQEAARQGAARVTALHLKLGQLSGVVKEALLFSWEVACVDTPLAGSRLVIEDAPVVVYCSRCQRERPLDSIQKFFCPVCHAPAPEIRQGKELEVIALEVQ
- a CDS encoding YceI family protein — encoded protein: MSERDGSVTRYRLDAAQSKFTVQAFATGLLAGFGHNPTIAIRNFTGEAQFTPDNLTNASLQLTVNIDSLNLLDDVKEKDKQEIERTMMHDVLEARRFPEIIFQSKEIMLTRIIEGRYKAKIIGDVTLHGVTRSGIWVIAQITLNGDGLRAVGDFTLRQTDFNIKLVSVAAGALKVKDEVKFTFDLVGHKETA
- a CDS encoding hydrogenase maturation protease: MKGIFKGEGMEQPRILIACIGNIFQGDDAFGVEVAKQLRQREMPDAVRVVDYGIRGFDLAYALMDGYDVTIFVDATMRGNAPGTLYVIEPDLQEFDESTEQGLMVEPHGMNPLKVLRMAHSMGAQFNKLLVVGCEPASLGGEEGAMGLSAPVQAAVGEAVKLLEELIKENLYGCSSPERSQHSASGRSKSSGGEVG